One Falsarthrobacter nasiphocae DNA segment encodes these proteins:
- a CDS encoding heavy-metal-associated domain-containing protein, with product MSNTTTVLVEGMTCGHCATAVTEELTSIEAVTDVAVELAEDGPSRVTVTSSAPVSPAEISEAVAEAGYSVVGEA from the coding sequence ATGTCGAACACCACCACCGTGCTCGTCGAGGGAATGACGTGCGGGCACTGCGCCACGGCCGTCACCGAGGAGCTCACCTCCATCGAGGCGGTCACCGACGTCGCCGTTGAGCTGGCCGAGGACGGCCCCAGCCGCGTGACTGTCACCTCGAGCGCCCCCGTCAGCCCCGCCGAGATCTCCGAGGCCGTCGCGGAGGCCGGGTACAGCGTCGTGGGCGAGGCCTGA
- a CDS encoding sensor histidine kinase, with protein sequence MRRALSLRVTLTITVVMLLTAVVAALGFFTHALMERSLLRQADEQLRASSSRAAHYRDSPPPSAADASAPDPLNAPGQGPGTLQALVTSGTVVRGQIIDAKTGNREALSAEDASALKTIAASARPTTVTLSAGKYRVQAVAVSDGQSLVTGLPLAATERSLKNLTIIILGVGGAAVLTGGVLGAVVVRQRLRPLERLADVADDVSRLPLDAGEVRLAARVEDGDARAGTEVGAVGVALNRMLDSVEGALEARQASEMKVRQFVADASHELRNPLAAIRGYSELLAATEQLSEDGFRSLGRVQAQARRMGTLVEDLLLLARLDEGSPVSVTEVDVTRMVLESVNDFRVAAPDHAWRLDLGEEPAVVRADERQVQQALTNLLSNARKHTAPGTEITTGARITPDGEWVVLSVTDNGEGIASDFVPHIFERFTRADQARSGSDGTTGLGLSIVDAVARSHGGSVGVESRPGRTRFEVRLPVR encoded by the coding sequence GTGAGGCGCGCGCTCTCCCTCCGCGTCACGCTCACCATCACGGTCGTCATGCTCCTGACCGCCGTGGTGGCGGCCCTTGGATTCTTCACGCACGCCCTCATGGAGCGCTCGCTCCTGCGGCAGGCCGACGAGCAGCTCAGGGCTTCGTCGTCCCGGGCGGCGCACTACCGGGACTCGCCCCCGCCGTCGGCCGCTGACGCGAGCGCCCCGGACCCCCTCAACGCCCCGGGGCAAGGGCCGGGCACCCTCCAGGCCCTCGTGACCTCGGGAACCGTGGTCCGCGGGCAGATCATCGACGCGAAGACGGGCAACCGGGAGGCCCTGAGCGCGGAGGACGCGAGCGCGCTCAAGACCATCGCTGCGAGCGCGAGGCCGACCACGGTGACCCTCTCGGCCGGGAAGTACCGCGTCCAGGCGGTGGCCGTCTCTGACGGCCAGAGCCTCGTGACGGGCCTGCCGCTGGCCGCGACGGAGCGCTCCCTGAAGAACCTGACGATCATCATCCTCGGCGTGGGCGGCGCGGCCGTGCTCACGGGCGGGGTCCTGGGCGCGGTGGTCGTGCGCCAGCGGCTTCGTCCGCTCGAGCGGCTCGCGGATGTGGCCGACGACGTCTCCCGTCTCCCCCTGGACGCCGGTGAGGTCCGGCTGGCCGCACGGGTCGAGGACGGCGACGCCCGGGCGGGGACCGAGGTCGGCGCGGTCGGCGTCGCGCTCAACCGCATGCTCGACTCGGTGGAGGGAGCGCTCGAGGCCCGCCAGGCCTCGGAGATGAAGGTCCGCCAGTTCGTGGCGGATGCGAGCCACGAGCTGCGCAACCCTCTCGCGGCCATCCGCGGATACTCCGAGCTCCTCGCCGCCACGGAACAGCTCTCCGAGGACGGGTTCCGCTCGCTGGGCCGCGTTCAGGCCCAGGCGCGCCGGATGGGGACCCTCGTGGAGGACCTCCTCCTCCTGGCCCGGCTCGACGAGGGCAGTCCCGTCTCCGTGACGGAGGTCGACGTGACGCGCATGGTCCTCGAGTCCGTCAACGACTTCCGCGTGGCGGCGCCGGACCACGCCTGGCGGCTGGACCTCGGCGAGGAGCCCGCGGTGGTGCGGGCGGACGAGCGCCAGGTCCAGCAGGCGCTGACGAACCTCCTCTCGAACGCCCGCAAGCACACGGCACCCGGCACGGAGATCACGACGGGCGCACGGATCACCCCCGACGGCGAGTGGGTGGTGCTCAGCGTCACGGACAACGGCGAGGGGATCGCGAGCGACTTCGTGCCGCACATCTTCGAGCGCTTCACGCGCGCGGACCAGGCCCGCTCCGGCTCTGACGGGACCACGGGGCTCGGCCTGTCCATCGTGGACGCGGTGGCGCGCAGCCACGGCGGGTCTGTGGGCGTCGAGTCGAGGCCCGGGCGCACCCGCTTCGAGGTGCGGCTGCCCGTGCGCTAA
- a CDS encoding response regulator transcription factor — MSSRFSPAQLPRLEHPDGTPVRVLVADDEPNLTELLNMGLGMQGWSVRTASNGDEAVAAARDFRPDLCILDRMMPGLSGVEALAKIRTFAPGVPALFLTAKDSVEDRIEGLAAGGDDYVTKPFSLEEVVLRAHRLVQRSGVIAADDSQLVVGDLRMDLDSREVSRAGEEIQLTATEFDLLRYLMENPRRVISKAKILDTVWNYDFGGQVNIVELYVSYLRKKIDAGREPMIHTVRGAGYVLKPAT; from the coding sequence ATGTCCTCACGTTTCTCCCCCGCCCAGCTCCCCCGCCTCGAACACCCGGACGGCACCCCCGTCCGCGTCCTCGTGGCCGACGACGAACCGAACCTGACCGAGCTCCTCAACATGGGCCTCGGCATGCAGGGCTGGTCCGTCAGGACGGCCTCGAACGGCGACGAGGCCGTCGCGGCCGCCCGCGACTTCCGCCCCGACCTCTGCATCCTGGACCGCATGATGCCAGGCCTCTCCGGGGTGGAGGCCCTCGCGAAGATCCGCACGTTCGCCCCCGGCGTCCCCGCCCTCTTCCTCACAGCGAAGGACAGCGTGGAGGACCGCATCGAGGGGCTCGCGGCCGGCGGGGACGACTACGTGACCAAACCGTTCTCGCTTGAGGAGGTCGTCCTGCGCGCGCACCGGCTCGTCCAGCGCTCCGGTGTCATCGCGGCGGACGACTCCCAGCTCGTCGTCGGAGACCTCCGGATGGACCTCGACTCCCGCGAGGTCAGCCGGGCCGGGGAGGAGATTCAGCTGACCGCCACGGAGTTCGACCTGCTGCGGTACCTCATGGAGAACCCGCGCCGCGTCATCTCCAAGGCGAAGATCCTCGACACGGTGTGGAACTACGACTTCGGCGGACAGGTCAACATCGTCGAGCTCTACGTGAGCTACCTCCGCAAGAAGATCGACGCGGGCCGCGAGCCCATGATCCACACCGTCCGCGGCGCAGGGTACGTCCTCAAGCCGGCCACGTGA
- a CDS encoding thymidine kinase, which translates to MAKLYFRYGAMNSGKTTALLQAAFNYEERGQRVLLAKPSIDSKGEGDLVSRLGVTRPVDVLIGADDDARALFHAANRGSESLVPELPLADVACLLVDEAQFLTEDQVDDLLRIAVLDDVPVLAYGIRTDFQTRAFPGAARLLEIAHTLEELKTICRCGRKAVFNGRKIGETFIFDGDQVAIDGEAVTYESLCATCYLTESGGRLAS; encoded by the coding sequence ATGGCCAAACTGTATTTTCGCTACGGCGCCATGAACTCCGGCAAGACCACGGCGCTCCTGCAGGCGGCCTTCAACTATGAAGAGCGCGGCCAGCGCGTGCTCCTCGCCAAGCCGAGCATCGATTCCAAGGGCGAGGGAGACCTCGTCTCTCGCCTCGGCGTCACCCGTCCCGTTGACGTCCTCATCGGGGCCGACGACGACGCCCGGGCCCTTTTCCACGCGGCCAATCGAGGCAGCGAGTCCCTCGTGCCCGAGCTGCCGCTTGCGGACGTGGCGTGCTTGCTCGTCGACGAGGCGCAGTTCCTCACGGAGGACCAGGTGGACGACCTTCTGAGGATCGCCGTCCTCGACGACGTCCCCGTCCTGGCCTACGGCATCCGCACCGACTTCCAGACCCGGGCGTTCCCCGGCGCAGCCCGCCTTCTGGAGATCGCGCACACGCTCGAGGAGCTCAAGACCATCTGCCGCTGCGGGCGCAAGGCCGTCTTCAACGGGAGGAAGATCGGCGAGACGTTCATCTTCGACGGAGACCAGGTCGCGATCGACGGCGAGGCCGTCACGTACGAGTCCCTCTGCGCCACGTGCTACCTCACCGAGTCCGGGGGCCGCCTCGCCTCCTGA
- a CDS encoding ornithine cyclodeaminase family protein translates to MRGKRSIPRSVASPVQAEPRWVGAAEIRASLAPERAVAALRAVLDSGFSPETDAPRGRVDTPGGSLLYMPSSLTLRDGYVCSGVKILTLTPANGVLGAPVIQGTYQFFGGPQQAPVAVLDGAALTSVRTPAVSALGAEMLLSPEAREEALRMLIIGTGVQAWEHARTFAALFSLGEIVVAGRSYGKAEALAARIRAELGVPSRAVTMDEGPLGSPLEPEVRRADLIVTCTAATEPLFRGEWVSDQAVVIAVGAHTPEARELDDTLMGRAEVLVESRSTATRESGEVIQGLENEVIVSQYSLVTLAEMTLFERRGFARPGVFTTTGMPWEDLALAAEVVRGLGEETAAGGWV, encoded by the coding sequence ATGCGAGGGAAGAGGAGCATCCCCCGGAGCGTCGCGTCTCCCGTCCAGGCCGAGCCGCGCTGGGTAGGAGCGGCTGAGATCCGAGCGAGCCTTGCACCGGAGCGCGCCGTGGCAGCGCTGCGCGCCGTCCTGGACAGCGGGTTCTCCCCCGAGACGGACGCCCCGCGCGGCCGCGTGGACACGCCCGGCGGCTCCCTGCTCTACATGCCGTCCTCCCTCACGCTCCGGGACGGGTACGTCTGCTCCGGTGTCAAGATTCTCACGCTCACGCCCGCCAACGGGGTGCTCGGCGCGCCCGTCATCCAGGGCACGTATCAGTTCTTCGGGGGCCCTCAGCAGGCCCCCGTTGCTGTGCTCGACGGCGCGGCCCTGACCAGCGTGCGCACGCCCGCCGTCTCGGCCCTCGGCGCCGAGATGCTCTTGAGCCCCGAGGCGCGGGAGGAAGCCCTGCGCATGCTCATCATCGGCACGGGCGTCCAGGCCTGGGAGCACGCTCGCACGTTTGCGGCGCTCTTCTCGCTCGGCGAGATCGTCGTCGCCGGCCGCTCGTACGGCAAGGCCGAGGCGCTCGCGGCGCGGATCCGGGCGGAGCTCGGTGTGCCCTCGCGCGCCGTCACGATGGACGAGGGCCCGCTGGGCTCTCCGCTTGAGCCGGAGGTGCGCCGCGCGGATCTCATCGTGACCTGCACGGCGGCCACGGAGCCCCTCTTCCGGGGGGAGTGGGTCAGCGACCAGGCGGTCGTCATCGCCGTGGGCGCCCACACACCGGAGGCCCGGGAGCTCGACGACACCCTCATGGGCCGTGCGGAAGTCCTCGTGGAGTCGCGGTCCACGGCCACGCGGGAGTCGGGCGAGGTCATCCAGGGGCTCGAGAACGAGGTCATCGTCAGCCAGTACAGCCTCGTGACCCTGGCCGAGATGACGCTCTTCGAGCGCCGCGGATTCGCGCGCCCGGGCGTCTTCACGACGACGGGCATGCCGTGGGAGGACCTCGCCCTCGCGGCGGAGGTCGTCCGCGGCCTGGGGGAGGAGACGGCTGCGGGGGGCTGGGTCTAG
- a CDS encoding GlsB/YeaQ/YmgE family stress response membrane protein, whose protein sequence is MNFLVWLIVGLVAGALAKLIMPGKQGGGFLATMILGVIGAFVGGFIGSAIFNINTNSGFNMATLFWAVIGSLIVSFAWGAFQRRKG, encoded by the coding sequence ATGAACTTCCTCGTCTGGCTCATTGTCGGCCTCGTCGCTGGCGCTCTCGCCAAGCTCATCATGCCCGGCAAGCAGGGTGGCGGTTTCCTCGCCACGATGATCCTCGGCGTGATCGGCGCTTTTGTCGGCGGTTTCATCGGCAGCGCCATCTTCAACATCAACACGAACTCCGGCTTCAACATGGCCACGCTTTTCTGGGCCGTCATCGGCTCGCTCATCGTGTCCTTCGCCTGGGGCGCGTTCCAGCGCCGCAAGGGCTGA
- a CDS encoding CE1759 family FMN reductase: protein MDTTARTIVAVSGGLSRDSSTRRLIDLLVDSVVRQAAERGLTVEPRIVDLRDYARELGEGQLTGLTGGPLKDAVDDLVTADALVVGSPTFKASYSGLFKSFWDLTVDGAIAGLPTLLAATGGSGRHSLMIEHHLRPLFSYLKALVLPTAVFAAPEDWADDALQQRVDRAARELVGQLSVGVGFGRGQQAVAAVGLTENAVQAALDADPFVDPAAQVGASPKGAEG from the coding sequence ATGGACACCACTGCCCGAACCATCGTTGCGGTGAGCGGAGGCCTCAGCCGAGACTCCTCCACGCGTCGCCTCATCGACCTGCTCGTCGACTCGGTCGTGCGTCAGGCCGCCGAGCGCGGCCTCACGGTGGAGCCCCGCATCGTCGACCTGCGGGACTACGCGCGGGAGCTCGGAGAGGGCCAGCTGACGGGCCTGACGGGCGGGCCCCTCAAGGACGCGGTGGACGACCTCGTCACGGCCGACGCCCTCGTCGTCGGCTCCCCGACCTTCAAGGCCAGCTACTCCGGCCTCTTCAAGAGCTTCTGGGACCTGACCGTGGACGGTGCCATCGCGGGCCTGCCGACCCTCCTCGCCGCCACGGGCGGCTCGGGGCGCCACAGCCTCATGATCGAGCATCACCTGCGCCCTCTCTTCAGCTACCTCAAGGCCCTCGTCCTGCCCACCGCGGTCTTTGCGGCACCGGAGGACTGGGCCGACGACGCCCTGCAGCAGCGCGTGGATCGCGCCGCCCGGGAGCTTGTAGGCCAGCTGAGCGTGGGCGTGGGCTTCGGCAGGGGCCAGCAGGCTGTGGCCGCCGTCGGCCTGACCGAGAACGCCGTCCAGGCGGCGCTCGACGCCGACCCGTTCGTGGACCCCGCCGCGCAGGTCGGGGCCTCCCCGAAGGGGGCTGAGGGGTGA
- a CDS encoding metal-sensitive transcriptional regulator, giving the protein MIPPHDTHPTAAPGPVESAEAPAPDAPGYSGDKKALLARLKRIEGQVRGIRRMIEEDEYCIDVLTQVNAADSALRGVSIKLLEKHVGHCVAHAEGQELDAKVEEVITTISRLVR; this is encoded by the coding sequence ATGATCCCCCCGCATGACACCCACCCCACAGCGGCCCCGGGCCCCGTGGAGTCCGCAGAGGCACCCGCGCCCGACGCCCCTGGCTACAGCGGGGACAAGAAGGCGCTGCTCGCCCGCCTCAAACGCATCGAGGGGCAGGTCCGCGGCATCCGCCGAATGATCGAGGAGGACGAATACTGCATTGACGTGCTGACGCAGGTCAACGCCGCAGACTCGGCACTGCGCGGGGTCAGCATCAAACTCCTCGAAAAGCACGTCGGCCATTGCGTGGCCCACGCTGAAGGTCAGGAATTGGACGCCAAGGTGGAAGAGGTCATCACGACCATTTCCCGCCTCGTCCGCTGA
- the purB gene encoding adenylosuccinate lyase codes for MPEYSDAQLTSTGRASLASSSLALGPLDGRYRPQTAPLVDYLSEAALNRDRVHVEVEWLIHLCEKRVLPGLEPLTEDQVAGLRRIVTEFDESSVAELAETEAVTVHDVKAVEYFIGDRLEGLGLARLRPLVHFACTSEDINNLAYALGVRDAVQQVWLPAARGVVEQIRELATAQADTPMLSRTHGQPATPTTLGKELAVTARRLERQLERIGRQEFLGKINGATGTYAAHVTAAPAVDWQEISRTFVEGLGLTWNPLTTQIESHDWQAELYADVARFNRILHNFCTDVWSYISIGYFKQIPVAGATGSSTMPHKVNPIRFENAEANLELSCAVLDSLASTLVTSRWQRDLTDSSAQRNIGIGFGHSLLALSNVAKGLRQLDVNVEALRADLDTNWEVLGEAIQTVMRAEAIAGVAGMENPYERLKELTRGHRVDAARMQEFVKGLGLSEAAERRLLELTPEGYTGVASQLVGH; via the coding sequence ATGCCTGAGTACTCCGACGCACAGCTCACGTCCACGGGGCGCGCCTCGCTCGCCTCCTCCTCCCTGGCCCTCGGCCCCCTCGACGGGCGCTACCGGCCGCAGACCGCGCCCCTCGTGGACTACCTCTCCGAGGCGGCCCTCAACCGAGACCGCGTGCATGTCGAGGTCGAGTGGCTCATCCACCTCTGCGAGAAGCGCGTCCTCCCCGGCCTCGAGCCGCTGACCGAGGATCAGGTCGCCGGGCTGCGGCGCATCGTCACCGAGTTCGACGAAAGCTCCGTGGCCGAGCTCGCCGAGACCGAGGCCGTCACGGTCCACGACGTCAAGGCAGTCGAGTACTTCATCGGTGACCGCCTCGAGGGCCTGGGCCTTGCCCGTCTGCGCCCCCTCGTCCACTTCGCGTGCACCTCCGAGGACATCAACAACCTCGCCTACGCCCTGGGCGTGCGGGACGCCGTCCAGCAGGTCTGGCTGCCGGCGGCACGCGGCGTCGTCGAGCAGATCCGCGAGCTGGCCACCGCGCAGGCGGACACGCCGATGCTCTCCCGCACGCACGGCCAGCCCGCCACCCCCACGACCCTCGGCAAGGAGCTCGCCGTCACGGCCCGCCGCCTCGAGCGCCAGCTGGAGCGGATCGGCCGCCAGGAGTTCCTCGGCAAGATCAACGGCGCCACGGGCACCTACGCCGCCCACGTGACCGCGGCCCCGGCCGTGGACTGGCAGGAGATCTCCCGGACGTTCGTCGAGGGCCTCGGCCTCACGTGGAACCCGCTGACCACGCAGATCGAGTCGCACGACTGGCAGGCGGAGCTCTACGCGGACGTCGCGCGGTTCAACCGCATCCTCCACAACTTCTGCACGGACGTGTGGAGCTACATCTCCATCGGCTACTTCAAGCAGATCCCCGTCGCCGGCGCCACGGGCTCCTCGACCATGCCGCACAAGGTCAACCCGATCCGCTTCGAGAACGCCGAGGCCAACCTTGAGCTCTCCTGCGCGGTGCTCGACTCGCTCGCCTCGACCCTCGTCACGAGCCGCTGGCAGCGGGACCTCACGGACTCCTCGGCGCAGCGCAACATCGGCATCGGGTTCGGGCACTCCCTCCTGGCGCTGAGCAACGTGGCCAAGGGCCTGCGCCAGCTGGATGTCAACGTGGAGGCTCTGCGCGCGGACCTCGACACCAACTGGGAGGTCCTCGGCGAGGCCATTCAGACGGTCATGCGCGCCGAGGCCATCGCGGGCGTTGCCGGCATGGAGAACCCGTACGAGCGCCTCAAGGAGCTCACTCGCGGACACCGCGTCGACGCGGCCCGCATGCAGGAGTTCGTCAAGGGCCTCGGCCTGAGCGAGGCGGCCGAGCGGCGTCTTCTCGAGCTCACGCCGGAGGGGTACACGGGCGTCGCCTCGCAGCTCGTTGGCCATTAG